In Persicimonas caeni, a single window of DNA contains:
- the pepF gene encoding oligoendopeptidase F, whose product MTQTAQPTPATSVPERDDIDDRYKWNLSDIYDSWEEWDADVERCRELMDDFVEMRGTLSEGPEQVLSAYQLNDKVGMLAYKLYRFPMLSYDTDQRNNELLAKIQRIQNLFAEFGTKTAWFEPEMLSIDEGKMMGWIDETDELADYRFPIAEIYRQREHCLDEKGEELLSYYSRFNGQPAETYRALSTADVEFNTIELSDGESVEVSHAAYGKLLRTRREQEDRQKAFRALYEIYGEKRNTYASLYNGICQRDWARAQARNFDSTAQAALDSNNVPVSVLETLIETAAAGTEPLRRYHKLRKEVLELDTYDLYDTSIPLVDFDKEYDYDAVADTVIESVAPLGGSYQSQLEEALTGGWIDVYETKGKRSGAYSAGVYGVHPYMLLNYNGTLSHVFTLAHELGHTMHTLLANQTQPFATASYTIFVAEVASTLNEALLLDHMLDNTDDPTERAVLLQHAIDGIVGTFYMQSLFADYELRAHRMVEEGQPITAETLSELYYGRLEHYFGDALELDPLYEVTWARIPHFFNSPYYVYQYATCYASSAKIVREILDQEGDARDEAVERYLDLLRAGGSDHPMELLKDAGVDLSEESTVGAVVDQLDGLVGMLDEELKRLD is encoded by the coding sequence ATGACCCAGACCGCACAACCCACCCCGGCCACCTCCGTCCCCGAACGCGACGACATCGATGATCGCTACAAGTGGAACTTGAGCGATATCTACGACAGTTGGGAGGAGTGGGATGCCGACGTCGAGCGCTGCCGCGAGCTGATGGATGATTTCGTCGAGATGCGCGGCACGCTGTCTGAGGGCCCCGAGCAGGTCCTGAGCGCCTACCAACTCAACGACAAGGTCGGCATGCTCGCCTACAAGCTGTATCGCTTTCCGATGCTCAGCTACGACACCGACCAGCGAAACAACGAGCTGCTCGCCAAGATCCAGCGCATCCAGAACCTCTTCGCCGAGTTCGGCACCAAGACGGCGTGGTTCGAGCCCGAGATGCTGTCGATCGACGAAGGCAAGATGATGGGCTGGATCGACGAGACAGACGAGCTCGCCGACTACCGGTTCCCGATCGCGGAGATCTACCGCCAGCGCGAGCACTGCCTCGACGAGAAAGGCGAAGAGCTCTTGTCGTACTACAGTCGGTTCAACGGCCAGCCCGCCGAGACCTACCGCGCGCTGTCGACCGCCGACGTCGAGTTCAACACCATCGAGCTGAGCGACGGCGAGAGCGTCGAGGTCAGCCACGCCGCCTACGGCAAGCTGTTGCGCACCCGCCGCGAGCAAGAAGACCGCCAGAAGGCGTTCCGCGCGCTGTACGAAATCTATGGCGAGAAGCGAAACACCTACGCCTCGCTCTACAATGGCATCTGCCAGCGTGACTGGGCGCGCGCCCAGGCCCGCAACTTCGACAGCACCGCCCAGGCCGCGCTCGACAGCAACAACGTGCCGGTGAGCGTGCTCGAGACGCTCATCGAGACGGCCGCCGCCGGCACCGAGCCACTTCGGCGCTACCACAAGCTGCGAAAAGAGGTCCTCGAGCTCGACACCTACGACCTGTACGACACCTCTATTCCGCTGGTCGACTTCGATAAGGAGTACGACTACGACGCGGTCGCCGACACGGTCATTGAGTCGGTCGCTCCCTTGGGTGGAAGCTACCAGAGCCAGCTCGAAGAGGCGCTGACCGGTGGCTGGATCGACGTGTACGAGACCAAGGGCAAGCGCTCCGGGGCCTACTCGGCCGGCGTCTACGGGGTGCACCCGTATATGTTGCTCAACTACAACGGCACGCTGTCGCACGTCTTTACGCTCGCCCACGAGCTCGGCCACACGATGCACACGCTTCTGGCCAACCAGACCCAGCCGTTCGCCACGGCGAGCTACACGATCTTCGTGGCCGAGGTCGCCTCGACGCTCAACGAGGCGCTCTTGCTCGACCACATGCTCGACAACACCGACGATCCCACCGAGCGCGCCGTGCTTCTGCAGCACGCCATCGACGGCATCGTGGGAACGTTCTACATGCAGTCGCTCTTCGCCGACTACGAGCTTCGGGCTCACCGTATGGTCGAAGAGGGCCAGCCGATCACCGCCGAGACCTTGAGTGAGCTGTACTACGGCCGCCTCGAGCACTACTTCGGCGACGCCCTCGAGCTCGACCCGCTCTACGAGGTGACCTGGGCGCGCATCCCGCACTTCTTCAACTCGCCGTACTACGTCTACCAGTACGCGACCTGCTACGCCTCGTCGGCCAAGATCGTGCGCGAGATTCTCGACCAAGAGGGTGACGCGCGCGACGAGGCCGTCGAGCGCTACCTCGACCTGCTGCGCGCCGGCGGAAGCGACCACCCCATGGAGCTTTTGA
- a CDS encoding WD40/YVTN/BNR-like repeat-containing protein, whose translation MVGLLVEFACPSFQFNAASTQQRGMTVHQSIAFPLVSLVVCLCMAGCSSDKTGEGWSIDDGVEVLRPLPEVPTGAPSADAWSSTCERSQAVGEYDGKLLVRRYLPSAEPIAVDLATGEWEPAREIPRRWGDETLYAAGYRRIGHQEWVWGHPGIALYRPDSNAEWREATIGFVNIEQVNGVTIARGGADQEAACTMFRFGLYRHDGGDSWTRIRDNISDMGIADGRIFVTENTNEGLRLIVSDDAGTTWTQADTEHLGSPFEVVPYDGGYAMSSSGHVLISDDGLDWRSVDLPEESHLLGDMIDSPFGPLVFLNAPWGRPDFELLQLVDGRLQPFAVQPPEAGGLAVVDGRLAVLSRQKGILRYDLEAAEWTPVELALGPVACLAKDEEAFYAGNANKINRLGRDDGEQWEPLLLGGQRSGCIIPTDAGIFAKIQGHPDAPNDSNYFVAHYESGNWRLLEPPLSWAYVRRDGELFGCDDGILSRYELSGDVEQVATLASDSGRCVVVSANQQRAIVLASGSMFIIGLDDRGVTEAERGLLRRGENDQLRQIRDVFDTEDGLFMTFFALPEDQTNQDVLMRWMPEDEGWVEVAAPNASVDGGVRAFAASETTVYATTPQAVWRLENGLQWKQLVDWDGAAFSPYGFDAAGDELLLTTENFQVYHYLPPHN comes from the coding sequence GTGGTTGGCCTGCTGGTAGAGTTCGCGTGCCCGAGCTTCCAATTCAACGCAGCAAGTACGCAACAGCGGGGAATGACAGTGCACCAGTCGATCGCGTTTCCGCTAGTGAGTCTCGTCGTGTGTTTATGCATGGCGGGCTGTAGCTCAGACAAGACAGGCGAGGGCTGGTCGATCGATGACGGCGTCGAGGTCCTTCGCCCCCTACCGGAGGTGCCCACTGGCGCTCCCAGTGCTGATGCCTGGAGCTCAACCTGCGAGCGGAGCCAGGCCGTCGGTGAGTATGATGGAAAGCTTCTCGTGCGCCGGTACCTGCCAAGCGCGGAGCCGATTGCCGTCGACCTCGCGACCGGCGAATGGGAGCCCGCCCGGGAGATTCCGCGACGTTGGGGAGACGAGACATTGTACGCCGCCGGTTACCGACGGATTGGCCACCAAGAGTGGGTGTGGGGACATCCGGGAATCGCGCTGTACCGACCCGACAGCAACGCCGAGTGGCGTGAAGCCACGATCGGATTCGTGAACATCGAACAAGTCAATGGGGTTACCATCGCACGCGGTGGTGCGGACCAAGAGGCGGCGTGCACGATGTTTCGATTCGGCCTGTATCGTCATGACGGTGGAGATAGTTGGACGCGAATACGCGACAATATCTCCGACATGGGTATCGCCGACGGCCGGATCTTCGTCACCGAGAACACCAACGAGGGATTGCGACTGATTGTCTCGGATGATGCCGGGACGACGTGGACCCAGGCTGACACCGAGCACCTCGGTTCTCCTTTCGAGGTCGTGCCCTACGATGGCGGTTACGCGATGAGCAGCAGTGGGCACGTGCTTATCTCGGACGACGGGCTAGACTGGCGGTCGGTGGATCTTCCGGAGGAGAGCCACTTACTGGGGGATATGATCGACAGTCCGTTTGGGCCACTTGTCTTTCTCAATGCGCCGTGGGGCCGCCCCGATTTCGAGTTGCTCCAGTTGGTGGATGGACGCCTGCAGCCCTTCGCCGTTCAACCACCCGAGGCAGGAGGGTTGGCAGTCGTCGACGGGCGGCTGGCGGTTCTCAGCCGTCAAAAAGGCATCTTGCGCTACGATCTCGAAGCCGCCGAATGGACCCCGGTCGAACTGGCTCTCGGGCCTGTGGCGTGTTTGGCGAAAGACGAAGAGGCGTTTTACGCAGGCAATGCGAACAAGATCAATCGACTCGGCCGAGATGACGGCGAACAGTGGGAGCCGCTGCTGCTTGGCGGGCAGCGCAGCGGATGCATTATCCCCACCGACGCCGGGATCTTTGCGAAGATTCAGGGCCATCCGGACGCACCGAACGACTCGAACTACTTCGTTGCCCACTATGAGTCGGGCAATTGGCGGCTGCTCGAGCCTCCGCTCTCGTGGGCGTATGTCCGCCGGGACGGCGAACTCTTCGGCTGCGACGACGGCATACTCTCTCGCTATGAACTCAGTGGGGATGTCGAACAAGTCGCCACGCTCGCGTCCGACTCAGGACGTTGCGTCGTCGTTTCAGCCAATCAGCAGCGCGCGATCGTACTTGCCTCGGGTTCGATGTTCATCATCGGGCTCGACGATAGAGGAGTGACTGAAGCCGAACGAGGCCTGTTGCGCAGAGGGGAGAATGACCAGTTGCGCCAAATTCGCGATGTATTCGACACCGAGGACGGGCTCTTCATGACATTCTTCGCGTTGCCCGAGGACCAGACGAATCAGGACGTGTTGATGCGGTGGATGCCCGAAGACGAGGGCTGGGTCGAGGTCGCCGCGCCAAACGCGAGCGTCGACGGCGGCGTGCGTGCGTTTGCGGCGAGCGAGACGACGGTCTACGCGACTACGCCCCAGGCCGTTTGGCGCCTCGAGAACGGTCTGCAATGGAAGCAGTTGGTCGACTGGGATGGCGCTGCCTTCAGTCCGTATGGGTTCGATGCCGCCGGCGACGAACTCTTGCTCACCACGGAAAACTTTCAAGTCTACCACTATCTTCCGCCGCACAATTGA
- the speD gene encoding adenosylmethionine decarboxylase: MQTFGRHLLMEYQGCDREILDNPEQLEQLMRSAAEAAQATVVAAVFHSFTPCGTSGVLVLQESHLSIHTWPEVGYAAMDFYTCGECDPFAGHLVMCEGLRPEIHEIMDVDRGNIDRPHSLDITDHRIEGRRPRPFAAGGQR, translated from the coding sequence ATGCAAACGTTCGGACGACACCTGCTGATGGAGTACCAGGGCTGCGATCGGGAGATACTAGACAACCCCGAGCAGCTCGAACAATTGATGAGAAGCGCGGCCGAGGCTGCCCAGGCTACGGTCGTTGCTGCAGTCTTTCATTCGTTTACACCCTGCGGGACAAGCGGGGTGCTGGTTTTGCAGGAGTCGCATCTGTCGATCCATACGTGGCCCGAGGTGGGCTACGCGGCGATGGATTTCTACACCTGTGGAGAGTGTGACCCGTTCGCGGGTCATTTGGTGATGTGTGAGGGGTTGCGCCCCGAGATCCACGAGATCATGGACGTCGACCGCGGCAATATTGACCGGCCGCACTCGCTCGATATCACCGACCATCGCATTGAGGGCCGACGCCCACGACCGTTTGCCGCAGGAGGGCAGCGATGA
- a CDS encoding pyruvoyl-dependent arginine decarboxylase yields the protein MIFKQPTHYFIAAGHAEGYSPLNAFDQALLEAGVGDTNLVRMSSILPPSCQRIEPIDLPYGALVPVAYADMVSSNPGEWIAAAVAIGVPADPKLPGLIMEHHGVGRLDEIEAQVREMAVQGMAYRNREIQKVVSIGMEHQVDKHGAAFAGVVLWDESVRGREEG from the coding sequence ATGATTTTCAAGCAACCGACGCATTATTTCATCGCCGCCGGCCACGCCGAGGGCTACTCGCCGCTCAACGCTTTCGACCAGGCTCTGCTCGAAGCAGGAGTGGGCGACACCAACCTGGTGCGCATGAGCTCCATTCTGCCGCCCAGCTGCCAGCGCATCGAGCCGATTGATCTCCCCTACGGCGCGCTCGTGCCGGTCGCCTACGCCGACATGGTCTCGAGCAACCCGGGCGAGTGGATCGCCGCGGCGGTCGCCATCGGCGTACCGGCTGACCCGAAGCTCCCCGGTCTGATCATGGAGCACCACGGGGTCGGTCGCCTCGACGAAATCGAGGCCCAGGTGCGCGAGATGGCCGTCCAGGGAATGGCCTACCGCAACCGCGAGATCCAGAAGGTCGTCTCCATCGGCATGGAGCATCAGGTCGACAAGCACGGCGCTGCCTTTGCCGGGGTGGTCTTGTGGGACGAGAGCGTTCGCGGACGGGAGGAGGGATAA
- the speE gene encoding polyamine aminopropyltransferase, translated as MALWYDEVFDDSMRLGLKVERTLFMGHSEFQRVAVVETTLLGKALLLDDLWMTAEKDEKSYHEMIVHPAMTTAPKIERVLIIGGGDGGTAREVLRYADVEHVDLVEIDEMVVKACQEHLPEIGSAWDDERLNVVIGDGIEWAKRTDLEPYDVIIIDGSDPVGPAEGLFDRAFYEGCANLLSDDGVFVTQSESPLIFRDVHIDMVRVMKDVFDQVHPYYGSVMIYAGGPWSWTYASKGVSPKEIIDERVGFIQEQTEIYNRDVHLGAFAVPNHIRREL; from the coding sequence ATGGCACTTTGGTACGACGAAGTATTCGACGATTCGATGCGCCTCGGCCTCAAGGTCGAGCGCACCCTCTTCATGGGCCACAGCGAGTTCCAACGCGTGGCCGTGGTCGAGACGACGCTCCTCGGAAAGGCGCTGTTGCTCGACGATCTGTGGATGACCGCTGAGAAGGACGAGAAGAGCTATCACGAAATGATCGTCCACCCGGCGATGACCACCGCCCCGAAGATCGAGCGCGTGCTCATCATCGGCGGCGGCGACGGCGGCACGGCGCGCGAAGTGCTGCGCTACGCCGACGTCGAGCATGTCGACCTGGTCGAGATCGACGAGATGGTGGTCAAAGCGTGTCAGGAGCACCTGCCCGAGATCGGCAGCGCCTGGGACGACGAGCGCCTCAACGTGGTCATCGGCGACGGCATCGAGTGGGCCAAGCGCACCGATTTGGAGCCGTACGACGTCATTATCATCGACGGCTCCGATCCAGTCGGCCCGGCCGAAGGTCTCTTCGACCGCGCCTTCTACGAAGGCTGCGCCAACCTGCTGAGCGACGACGGTGTCTTCGTAACCCAGAGCGAGAGCCCGCTCATCTTCCGTGACGTCCACATCGACATGGTGCGCGTCATGAAAGACGTGTTCGACCAGGTGCATCCGTATTACGGAAGCGTCATGATCTACGCCGGCGGCCCCTGGAGTTGGACCTACGCCTCGAAAGGTGTCTCTCCCAAGGAGATCATCGACGAGCGCGTCGGCTTCATCCAAGAGCAGACCGAGATCTACAACCGCGACGTCCACCTGGGCGCCTTCGCAGTACCCAACCACATTCGTCGCGAACTATGA
- the speB gene encoding agmatinase, whose protein sequence is MSRLSFADECAPLLLGAVRAFEPGNTVIFGVGYDGTTSYRPGTRFGPDAIRRASDGLETYSPTQDADLEDLQITDAGNLAITFGSPEPVAAQVADTVEEILEKGGRPMMLGGEHSLTPGAVRGALRHHPDLVVVQLDAHADLRPDYLGERFSHACAMRRCLDVLGPGEDRLFQVGIRSGTREEWQELRGTERWVEPSADALRARLEHLGDLPVYLSVDLDVFDPAYMPGTGTPEPGGIDWACFESLLDVLAERRLVASDVVELAPELDPTGVSSVLAAKVVREILLAMGQ, encoded by the coding sequence ATGAGTCGTCTCTCTTTTGCTGACGAGTGCGCGCCGCTCCTTTTGGGGGCGGTGCGCGCTTTCGAGCCCGGAAACACCGTCATCTTCGGCGTCGGCTACGACGGCACCACGTCGTATCGGCCGGGCACTCGCTTTGGCCCCGACGCCATCCGGCGGGCCAGCGACGGGCTCGAGACCTATTCGCCCACCCAAGACGCCGATCTCGAGGACCTCCAGATCACCGACGCCGGCAACCTTGCGATCACGTTCGGCTCGCCCGAGCCGGTCGCGGCACAGGTCGCCGACACCGTCGAGGAGATCCTCGAGAAGGGCGGGCGCCCGATGATGCTCGGCGGAGAGCACTCGCTTACGCCCGGTGCGGTGCGCGGTGCGCTTCGCCATCACCCCGATCTCGTCGTCGTCCAACTCGACGCCCACGCCGACCTGCGCCCCGACTACTTGGGGGAGCGCTTCAGCCATGCCTGCGCGATGCGCCGCTGTCTCGATGTGCTCGGGCCGGGCGAAGACCGGCTCTTTCAGGTAGGGATTCGCTCGGGCACGCGTGAGGAGTGGCAGGAGTTGCGCGGCACCGAGCGTTGGGTCGAGCCCAGCGCCGACGCCCTGCGAGCGCGTTTGGAGCATCTCGGCGACCTGCCGGTCTATCTGAGTGTGGACCTCGACGTGTTCGACCCGGCTTATATGCCTGGCACCGGCACGCCCGAGCCCGGAGGGATCGACTGGGCTTGTTTCGAGTCGCTGCTCGACGTGCTCGCCGAGCGTCGTCTCGTCGCCAGCGACGTCGTCGAGCTCGCTCCGGAGCTCGACCCGACCGGCGTCTCGTCGGTGCTCGCCGCCAAGGTCGTCCGCGAGATCTTGCTGGCGATGGGGCAATGA
- a CDS encoding sensor domain-containing diguanylate cyclase yields the protein MSSLFEETTFVVNEWTEEFFSTLIAHLPDAVVFADRERRIDFVNDRFVELFGYDFDEIAGRKTRKLYADPKDYEEAGRQRFNNRVEIRDDVYILDYRTKNGRVFPGETCGVPVRNALGETLGFVGVIRDHTTVVKRDCELREIRDTLRRRLARTQLFYELSTRESEPFDEVVCFALETACKLFEADVAILSKIDGSSYQIVDYWSRGHVGLESGATFELGQTYCSLTLESGSVFCVDHMGESPHAAHPCYEHFALESYIGAVVEVGGELFGTLNFSSTSPRERPYSKADEEFIKMLATWLGLFATRSQTEEQLVYEHEAMTAALDLQHKLQSSDLTQADTAKVFVDLVSKVVDVNGLAVALHEEEGVVVAAACGSFTKLVGRALPNQLVPRSHSAHCKRASLRSWQTSRDVRSHADPTRVAELAYSGTRLGVLLVAPARQSTFESFDRNVLELTAGMLSARLLIAASYERVHREATTDALTGLANRRETLRRLEQASDAHPALPLHLALLDVDRFKQVNDTYGHSAGDRVLQRLARTLQRTLGNSAIAGRLGGEEFVVGLRALQIDAALEAMNAALETFSAVKFTDDKGNHFSVTFSAGLTRVGGQDTVYDALSRADELLYRAKRSGRARVISDGLPLC from the coding sequence ATGTCGAGCCTTTTCGAAGAGACCACTTTTGTGGTCAACGAGTGGACCGAGGAGTTCTTCTCGACGCTCATCGCGCATCTGCCCGATGCGGTGGTCTTCGCCGACCGCGAGCGTCGGATTGACTTCGTCAATGATCGGTTCGTGGAGCTCTTCGGCTACGACTTCGACGAGATTGCCGGACGGAAGACGCGCAAGCTCTACGCCGACCCCAAAGATTACGAGGAGGCGGGACGTCAGCGGTTCAACAACCGAGTGGAGATTCGCGACGACGTCTACATCTTGGACTACCGCACCAAGAATGGGCGAGTGTTTCCCGGAGAGACATGCGGCGTCCCGGTGCGCAATGCGCTCGGTGAGACACTGGGGTTCGTGGGGGTGATTCGCGACCACACCACCGTCGTCAAACGCGACTGTGAGCTGCGCGAGATCCGCGACACCCTGCGACGACGCCTGGCAAGAACCCAGCTGTTCTACGAGCTGTCGACCCGCGAGTCGGAGCCTTTCGACGAGGTCGTCTGCTTCGCCCTCGAAACAGCTTGCAAGCTTTTCGAAGCGGACGTGGCCATCCTGAGCAAGATCGACGGGAGCAGCTATCAGATCGTCGACTATTGGAGCCGCGGACATGTGGGCCTCGAGTCCGGCGCCACCTTCGAGCTGGGCCAAACCTACTGCTCGCTCACTCTGGAAAGTGGCAGCGTCTTCTGTGTCGATCACATGGGTGAGTCGCCTCATGCCGCGCACCCCTGCTACGAGCACTTCGCGCTGGAGTCGTATATCGGCGCGGTCGTCGAGGTTGGCGGCGAACTCTTTGGCACGCTCAACTTCTCTTCCACCTCCCCACGGGAGCGTCCCTACTCGAAGGCCGACGAAGAGTTCATCAAGATGCTGGCGACCTGGCTGGGCCTATTCGCCACTCGCTCTCAGACCGAGGAACAGCTAGTCTACGAGCACGAGGCGATGACGGCGGCGCTCGACCTGCAACACAAGCTGCAGTCCAGCGACCTGACCCAGGCTGATACCGCAAAAGTATTCGTCGATCTGGTCTCGAAGGTGGTCGACGTCAACGGCCTTGCGGTGGCGTTGCATGAAGAAGAGGGCGTGGTCGTCGCCGCAGCCTGTGGCAGCTTCACCAAGCTGGTCGGCCGCGCGCTTCCGAATCAGTTGGTCCCACGCAGCCACTCCGCACACTGCAAACGCGCCTCATTACGCAGTTGGCAAACGTCGCGCGACGTGCGCAGCCACGCTGACCCGACCCGTGTAGCCGAGCTTGCTTATTCGGGAACGCGCCTGGGCGTACTCCTCGTTGCCCCTGCCCGCCAGAGCACCTTCGAGAGCTTCGACCGCAACGTGCTCGAGTTGACCGCCGGCATGCTGTCGGCGCGCTTATTGATCGCGGCGAGCTACGAGCGCGTCCATCGCGAAGCGACCACCGACGCGCTCACGGGCCTTGCGAATCGGCGCGAAACGCTCCGTCGGCTCGAGCAGGCCAGCGACGCCCACCCTGCCCTCCCGCTCCACCTCGCCCTGCTCGACGTCGACCGATTCAAGCAGGTCAACGACACCTACGGTCACTCCGCAGGCGATCGCGTGCTCCAACGATTGGCGCGCACGCTGCAACGTACCCTTGGCAACTCGGCGATTGCGGGACGTCTGGGCGGCGAGGAGTTTGTTGTGGGGCTGCGCGCGCTTCAAATCGATGCTGCGCTCGAGGCGATGAACGCTGCGCTCGAAACGTTCTCGGCAGTGAAGTTCACCGACGACAAGGGCAATCACTTCTCGGTGACGTTCAGCGCCGGGCTGACCCGCGTGGGCGGCCAAGACACCGTCTACGACGCGCTGAGCCGAGCTGACGAGCTGCTCTACCGCGCCAAGCGCAGCGGCCGTGCGCGCGTCATCTCGGACGGCCTCCCCCTTTGCTAA
- a CDS encoding chemotaxis protein CheW, with product MTVDAYTPSTLDEPTVECATAERFLGFVIEGQEYAVNILHVCEISFWLKDRHSVSLPESVIGSLEADGVEVPVVDLRKPLRGDAPMSERGSTCMVVVVKVGNQGGVEASARTVGIAVDAITSTYRIRPEGLQPTVIDEVNTTSWLRGHARVQDRSVLLLDLETLLSQTDTSRLTGHVAAAE from the coding sequence ATGACTGTTGATGCCTACACCCCGTCGACGCTCGATGAGCCGACCGTCGAATGCGCCACTGCCGAACGTTTCCTCGGCTTTGTCATCGAGGGACAGGAATACGCCGTCAATATTCTGCACGTGTGCGAGATCAGCTTCTGGCTCAAAGACCGGCACAGCGTCTCGTTGCCCGAGTCTGTCATCGGCTCACTCGAAGCAGATGGCGTCGAGGTGCCCGTCGTCGATCTACGCAAGCCCCTTCGCGGCGACGCGCCGATGTCCGAACGCGGTTCGACTTGCATGGTCGTGGTCGTCAAGGTGGGCAATCAAGGAGGCGTGGAGGCGAGCGCGCGCACTGTCGGCATTGCAGTAGACGCCATTACCAGCACCTACCGTATCCGGCCCGAGGGACTGCAACCGACGGTCATCGACGAGGTAAACACCACCTCCTGGCTGCGCGGTCATGCGCGCGTCCAAGACCGGAGCGTCCTGCTGCTCGACCTCGAGACCCTGCTAAGTCAGACAGACACATCTCGTCTCACCGGCCACGTGGCCGCCGCCGAATAA
- a CDS encoding STAS domain-containing protein: MTITVRTNEARAELIIKVRGRFDFELYREFREAYDQEPAPASRFVVDLVEATYIDSSALGMLLLLREYAAETNGQVALQVRSGSVARILRVANFDQLFEFEELSGSRAS; this comes from the coding sequence ATGACTATTACTGTGCGGACCAACGAGGCGCGCGCCGAGCTCATCATCAAGGTGCGCGGCCGCTTCGACTTCGAGCTGTATCGGGAGTTTCGAGAGGCGTACGACCAAGAGCCTGCCCCGGCCTCTCGGTTTGTCGTCGACCTGGTCGAGGCGACCTATATCGACAGCTCGGCGCTGGGCATGCTGCTCTTGTTGCGCGAGTACGCCGCCGAGACCAATGGGCAGGTGGCGCTGCAGGTACGCAGCGGCAGCGTAGCGCGCATCCTGAGGGTCGCCAATTTCGACCAGCTCTTCGAGTTCGAAGAACTCTCCGGGTCGCGAGCGAGCTGA
- a CDS encoding methyl-accepting chemotaxis protein, with protein sequence MNAQSHAGHSAESTTPGAHLEIASRVDGLLGDLARAVDSDVERVSGDLKRVEELIREAIETLGDSFESVDLSTRRQRKIIDSIIERSTTSASDDGIDMHHLIVQVQDLLGEFVNTLVETSRQSVANVHRVDDLAVELKAMFRQVASVEKIADQVHLLALNARIEAARAGEHGKGFEVVSREISSLADATRELSDQIRDGIERAGGALDEVRDNMGAMASRDMSTTMEAKEDVASLLDNVAEMDAFLESKLPEVADAGAQIERSVANAVRSLQFEDMASQLLVGAGRRLEPLGQLAGRLGAPTDSRDLDELRSYLAHLDRLREEVSDHIAHVEGNAHQSVLQETMDAGDIELF encoded by the coding sequence ATGAACGCGCAGTCTCACGCAGGACATTCAGCGGAATCGACGACGCCGGGCGCCCACCTCGAGATCGCCTCGCGCGTCGACGGGCTGCTCGGCGACCTCGCCCGGGCTGTCGACAGCGACGTCGAGCGGGTCAGCGGCGACTTGAAGCGCGTCGAAGAGCTGATCCGCGAGGCGATCGAAACCCTCGGCGACAGCTTCGAGAGCGTCGACCTGAGCACCCGCCGGCAACGCAAGATCATCGACTCCATCATCGAGAGGAGCACCACCAGCGCGTCGGATGACGGCATCGACATGCACCACCTCATCGTGCAGGTCCAAGACCTGCTCGGTGAGTTTGTCAACACCCTCGTCGAGACGAGCCGCCAGAGCGTGGCCAACGTGCACCGGGTCGACGACTTGGCCGTCGAGCTCAAGGCGATGTTTCGCCAGGTCGCCAGCGTCGAAAAGATCGCCGACCAGGTCCACCTGCTCGCCCTCAACGCGCGCATCGAGGCGGCGCGCGCCGGCGAGCACGGCAAGGGCTTCGAGGTGGTCTCCCGCGAGATCAGCTCGTTGGCCGACGCCACGCGCGAGTTGAGCGACCAGATCCGCGACGGCATCGAGCGCGCCGGCGGCGCCCTCGACGAGGTGCGCGACAATATGGGGGCGATGGCCTCGCGCGACATGAGCACGACCATGGAGGCCAAGGAGGACGTGGCTTCCCTGCTCGACAACGTCGCCGAGATGGACGCCTTTTTGGAGAGCAAGCTGCCCGAGGTGGCCGATGCGGGCGCTCAAATCGAGCGCAGCGTGGCCAACGCGGTGCGCTCGCTACAATTCGAGGACATGGCCTCCCAACTGCTCGTGGGCGCCGGACGTCGGCTGGAGCCGCTCGGTCAACTCGCCGGCCGGCTCGGCGCGCCGACCGACAGCCGCGATCTCGACGAGCTTCGCAGCTACCTGGCCCACCTCGACCGGCTTCGCGAGGAGGTGAGCGACCACATCGCGCATGTCGAGGGCAACGCGCACCAGTCGGTGCTCCAGGAGACGATGGACGCCGGAGATATCGAGCTCTTTTGA